A stretch of Treponema vincentii F0403 DNA encodes these proteins:
- a CDS encoding alpha-2-macroglobulin family protein: MKHTGFFSYILTKNVNNKKIKRIPIAAVLSLAAMFIFAALSLTGCADKRQTAADSGTEEFVTAISPTNIERLAPIAVSFACDVICEPEQALQFSPRQTGTWELQDSKTVVFMPSAPYPSSRKIILSADCAKLFGKETAQGTYRHVFLADTPSYEVALDTLTLNQDEEAYSLSGSITTDIPVTADTIRHCVSAKSGGFWGSSCTMQWEQGSSGKVWKFFIQNIGIKKRARSLSVSWQGRKLGLSKKQDAAFAGTKSFNIPAKDEFSIIDINTSKKNTILVSFSGLLDASQDIRDFVSTHNENGARSDDVNVSVRGNVLTIYNDSNWRNIRTIRISNGIKSSNGIYLAAARTITLSDNWELPSVRFMTDGTILPSSQGTVLPVETRNVSGLLIQAFAIYDHNMVQFLQVNELDGTDELYRVGEPVWTQNVSFEWDDSMQNKYIPRGIDVSALTKKYPHGMFQIRISFRKKNIKYRIPSDADEAFASLPQPPDMIEADLPPDEKSFWNYWEDLDYDERDTYWSNKNNPYHPAFYIPRFNSKNLIKRNILISDVGIMAKKTTSGKLYVSVADIKTAQPISGAEITCYSYVGSKNVELRSDKNGFAVLEDASKAVFIAASYKGQTSYLKIGAGTGLSVSHFETGGEKTVGGVKGFIYGERGVWRPGDPLYLTFVLQDLQKTLPADIPVSFELSDPLGRVTESRLLTHSVNGFYPVETKTAAGAVTGLWQAKVKIGGQEWTRPLRIETVVPNRLSVKLEPEKKMLTSGTNNFMLSGAWLHGAPTPNYNADVAVFFTSAPDNFGYSDFSFTNPSVEMELGRSTIWEGTLNSASKATFSEHFTIGADDPVPGKLQAHFVSRIFEPSGAFSTEQSSFPYSPYSRYVGLRLPKGDAARGMLLTDVQHIADVLLIDQDGKPVSSGELSYTIHKLDWKWWWEKDALTDATYVSSNSSYEIVRGSVPVTNGKGSFQFEIKYPSWGRYLVTVSDGLHGHSAAKIVYIDWPGWAGRAQENGSGSAAMVALITDKRQYSTGETASISFASSAGNRALVTIEKNGEILKQDWLETAKDTTVYKLKLTEAMSPNVYVHITVLQQHLQTANSLPIRLYGIVPVMVDNPATKLNPVITAPAVYAPNEKAVISVSEQNGKPMTFTLAVVDEGLLGLTNYHGPELRREFYKKEASQLSSWDLYKYVMNAYSGKLETLLAIGGSEDLVDNRERGNNRFKPVVQYLGPFTIAAGEKKQLSFDMPEYIGAVRAIAVAGFNGAYGIAEKTVPVKADLMIQAALPRTLGVNERIDVPVTVFNGTDSAQNAKITLNTKGAIPSFTGEKTVKVPASSDTTVTFTVKTEAAGTADFTAAVKTDKGFAQSVTPVAVQARGIPVTYRTPFTLKPSEKTIVNVQSPGEVSSATLSMELSSIPALNLASRLDYLIRYPHGCIEQITSGGFPQLYLADFVQLSPQEKTRIQKHIQSVIERYPQYQTASGAFAYWPGNSAPSAWGSSYALHFLTEAEKQGYAIPDSIKKPLTSWLASSAAEWESYNEDSAEIQAYRLFSLALAGSPNIGAMNRLKNERLDASAALLLAAAYSLAGRRDTAEDLFADALSALAKKETSYRYTGGSFGSSTRIQALYLMVCTLLQDDVKAAKAAREVASVLSSDDWCSTQETAWLLFSLLPYYKNRDAASCSYTVTANGTARQGQLKNASIIETLPAGTADKQTIEVTNTGKAILYGVLTAEGMSIPGTEQRQNENIDLDVSYFDSDGYMISPADLKVGDSFVIKILVANQTSKKIENIALTFPIPTCWEISNDRIALDSSDGSDSFAYQDIRDDVVYTYFDLARRDSVTYKFYATVTYKGEYFIPAIHAQAMYDNSIRAVYPGRKVSF, translated from the coding sequence ATGAAACATACCGGTTTTTTTTCCTACATACTGACAAAAAACGTCAACAACAAAAAAATAAAACGTATACCCATTGCCGCAGTTCTGAGCCTTGCTGCAATGTTTATATTCGCAGCTCTGAGCCTTACCGGATGCGCCGATAAGCGGCAAACGGCGGCGGACAGCGGAACGGAGGAATTTGTTACGGCGATTTCTCCGACCAATATCGAACGGCTTGCTCCTATTGCCGTCAGCTTTGCCTGCGATGTTATCTGCGAACCTGAACAGGCTTTGCAGTTTTCTCCCCGGCAGACGGGGACATGGGAACTCCAAGACAGCAAAACGGTTGTGTTTATGCCGTCAGCTCCCTACCCTTCCAGCCGTAAAATCATCTTATCCGCAGACTGTGCAAAGCTTTTCGGGAAGGAGACGGCGCAGGGTACATACCGCCATGTGTTTTTAGCAGACACCCCTTCCTATGAGGTTGCGTTGGATACGTTAACGTTGAATCAAGATGAGGAGGCTTATTCGCTCAGCGGCAGTATCACTACGGACATTCCCGTTACCGCGGATACCATCCGGCACTGTGTTTCGGCAAAGTCAGGAGGCTTTTGGGGAAGCTCCTGCACAATGCAATGGGAACAGGGTTCATCGGGAAAGGTGTGGAAATTTTTTATCCAAAATATCGGTATTAAAAAACGGGCGCGGAGCTTATCGGTTTCGTGGCAGGGGCGGAAGCTCGGTTTGTCGAAAAAACAGGATGCGGCATTTGCAGGCACAAAATCATTCAATATTCCAGCAAAAGACGAATTTTCCATCATCGATATCAATACTTCAAAAAAGAATACCATACTGGTGAGTTTTTCAGGACTGCTCGACGCTTCTCAGGATATACGGGATTTTGTTTCGACACATAATGAGAACGGCGCACGGAGCGATGATGTCAATGTATCAGTCAGAGGTAATGTACTGACAATTTATAACGATTCAAATTGGCGGAATATCAGAACTATCCGTATTTCAAACGGGATTAAAAGCTCGAACGGTATCTACCTTGCTGCAGCGCGGACTATCACTCTTTCGGATAATTGGGAACTGCCGTCCGTGCGTTTTATGACCGACGGAACTATTTTACCGTCTTCACAGGGGACGGTGCTGCCGGTCGAGACACGGAACGTGAGCGGTCTTTTAATACAAGCTTTTGCTATTTACGATCATAATATGGTGCAATTCTTGCAGGTCAACGAATTGGACGGAACCGATGAACTGTACCGCGTGGGCGAGCCGGTGTGGACGCAAAATGTTTCATTCGAGTGGGACGATTCGATGCAGAATAAATACATTCCGCGCGGAATTGATGTGTCGGCGCTCACAAAAAAATATCCTCATGGGATGTTTCAGATACGCATTTCATTCAGAAAAAAGAATATCAAATACCGTATTCCCTCAGATGCCGATGAAGCTTTTGCTTCACTGCCGCAGCCTCCCGATATGATCGAAGCTGATTTGCCGCCCGACGAAAAGAGTTTTTGGAATTATTGGGAAGATTTGGATTATGATGAGCGGGATACTTATTGGTCAAATAAAAACAACCCCTATCATCCGGCTTTTTATATTCCGCGTTTCAATAGTAAGAATTTGATAAAGAGGAATATTCTTATCTCGGATGTCGGCATTATGGCGAAAAAGACAACGAGCGGGAAACTATACGTCAGCGTTGCCGACATCAAAACGGCGCAACCTATCAGCGGAGCGGAAATTACCTGCTATTCGTATGTCGGCTCCAAAAATGTCGAACTCCGGTCGGACAAAAACGGCTTCGCCGTACTCGAAGACGCTTCCAAGGCTGTGTTCATCGCGGCAAGCTATAAGGGGCAGACTTCATATTTGAAAATTGGAGCCGGAACGGGATTGAGTGTCAGTCATTTTGAAACCGGCGGCGAAAAAACCGTAGGCGGCGTAAAGGGATTCATTTACGGAGAGCGCGGCGTATGGCGGCCGGGTGATCCGCTCTATCTTACCTTTGTGCTGCAGGATTTACAGAAAACCCTCCCCGCGGATATTCCGGTCTCTTTTGAACTTTCCGACCCGCTCGGACGGGTAACGGAGTCGCGCCTCCTAACCCATTCGGTAAACGGCTTTTATCCGGTGGAAACAAAAACCGCCGCAGGCGCGGTAACCGGTCTCTGGCAAGCAAAGGTAAAAATCGGCGGACAGGAATGGACTCGTCCGCTCCGTATTGAAACGGTCGTCCCGAACCGCCTGTCGGTCAAACTGGAACCTGAGAAAAAAATGCTTACCAGCGGTACGAACAACTTTATGCTTTCGGGGGCATGGCTGCACGGTGCGCCGACCCCCAATTACAACGCAGACGTTGCCGTGTTCTTTACCTCTGCGCCGGATAATTTCGGTTATTCCGATTTCAGCTTTACTAATCCGTCGGTAGAAATGGAACTGGGCCGCTCAACCATTTGGGAAGGAACACTGAATAGCGCCTCAAAGGCAACATTCAGCGAACATTTCACCATCGGTGCAGATGATCCCGTACCGGGAAAACTACAGGCTCATTTTGTCAGCCGCATCTTTGAACCGTCGGGAGCCTTTTCCACCGAGCAAAGCTCATTCCCGTATTCGCCGTACAGCCGTTATGTCGGTCTGCGGCTGCCGAAAGGAGATGCCGCACGGGGAATGCTTTTAACCGATGTTCAGCATATCGCCGATGTACTGCTGATAGACCAAGACGGCAAGCCGGTTTCCTCAGGGGAGCTTTCATATACGATTCATAAATTGGATTGGAAATGGTGGTGGGAAAAAGACGCCCTCACCGACGCAACGTATGTCTCCAGCAACTCGTCTTATGAAATTGTACGCGGCTCGGTACCCGTTACAAACGGAAAAGGAAGCTTTCAGTTTGAAATAAAATATCCCTCATGGGGACGGTACCTCGTTACGGTCTCCGATGGGCTGCACGGACACAGCGCAGCAAAAATCGTATATATCGATTGGCCGGGCTGGGCGGGACGGGCTCAAGAAAACGGTTCGGGCAGCGCGGCAATGGTTGCGCTCATCACCGACAAACGGCAGTACAGCACGGGCGAAACCGCTTCTATTTCGTTTGCCTCAAGCGCCGGAAACAGAGCGCTCGTTACGATAGAAAAGAACGGCGAAATTCTCAAACAGGATTGGCTTGAAACCGCAAAAGATACCACGGTATATAAACTGAAATTGACGGAAGCGATGTCGCCGAACGTGTACGTGCATATCACAGTATTGCAACAGCACTTGCAAACGGCGAACAGTTTGCCGATCCGCCTTTACGGTATTGTACCGGTGATGGTCGATAATCCCGCCACGAAACTCAATCCGGTGATTACCGCTCCGGCCGTCTATGCACCCAACGAAAAAGCGGTTATCTCCGTATCCGAACAAAACGGAAAACCGATGACGTTCACGCTGGCCGTTGTCGATGAGGGGCTTTTGGGATTAACGAACTATCACGGGCCGGAGCTGAGGCGAGAATTCTATAAGAAGGAAGCGTCGCAGCTTTCGAGCTGGGATTTATATAAGTATGTTATGAACGCCTATAGCGGAAAGCTTGAAACGCTGCTTGCAATCGGCGGTTCCGAAGACCTTGTCGACAATCGCGAACGGGGCAACAATCGGTTTAAACCGGTGGTGCAATACCTCGGCCCCTTTACGATCGCCGCCGGTGAAAAGAAGCAGCTTTCGTTCGATATGCCTGAGTATATCGGAGCCGTGCGGGCGATTGCGGTTGCGGGCTTTAACGGCGCTTACGGTATTGCGGAAAAGACCGTTCCCGTAAAGGCCGACCTTATGATACAGGCAGCGCTTCCCCGCACACTCGGTGTCAACGAGCGTATCGATGTACCTGTTACGGTATTCAACGGCACGGATTCCGCACAAAATGCAAAAATCACCTTGAATACAAAAGGCGCCATTCCGTCCTTCACCGGTGAAAAAACCGTAAAGGTTCCCGCTTCTTCGGATACGACCGTTACGTTCACGGTAAAAACGGAAGCGGCCGGTACTGCCGACTTCACCGCCGCCGTAAAAACGGACAAAGGTTTTGCACAGTCGGTAACGCCGGTAGCGGTGCAAGCGCGCGGTATTCCCGTTACCTACCGTACGCCGTTCACCCTGAAACCTTCGGAAAAAACGATTGTGAACGTGCAAAGTCCGGGAGAAGTCAGTTCGGCAACACTTTCGATGGAGCTTTCTTCCATACCGGCACTCAATTTAGCAAGCCGGCTCGACTACCTGATTCGATATCCGCACGGATGTATCGAACAAATTACATCCGGCGGCTTCCCGCAGCTGTATCTCGCAGACTTTGTACAGCTGTCGCCGCAGGAAAAGACGCGCATTCAAAAGCATATCCAATCGGTTATCGAACGGTATCCTCAGTATCAAACCGCATCGGGAGCCTTCGCGTACTGGCCGGGCAACAGCGCGCCGTCCGCATGGGGTTCGAGCTATGCGCTCCACTTCTTAACGGAGGCAGAAAAGCAGGGCTATGCGATACCCGATTCGATTAAAAAACCGCTGACCTCTTGGCTCGCTTCCTCGGCGGCAGAATGGGAATCCTATAATGAAGATTCGGCCGAAATACAGGCATACCGGCTCTTCTCGCTCGCCCTTGCAGGCAGCCCGAATATCGGGGCAATGAACCGGTTGAAAAATGAACGCCTTGATGCTTCCGCTGCACTGCTGCTGGCTGCTGCATACTCGCTTGCCGGCCGGAGAGATACGGCGGAAGACTTATTCGCCGATGCATTGAGCGCGTTGGCTAAAAAGGAGACATCCTACCGGTATACCGGCGGCTCTTTCGGTTCGTCCACCCGCATACAGGCGCTCTATTTGATGGTATGTACACTGCTGCAGGATGATGTAAAGGCAGCGAAAGCAGCCCGCGAGGTTGCATCCGTACTTTCTTCCGATGATTGGTGCAGTACGCAAGAGACCGCATGGCTCCTGTTCTCGCTTTTACCCTATTACAAAAACCGCGATGCAGCCTCGTGCAGCTATACCGTTACGGCGAACGGCACGGCACGGCAGGGACAGCTTAAAAACGCCTCGATTATCGAAACCTTGCCTGCGGGAACGGCGGACAAACAGACCATCGAAGTAACGAACACCGGAAAAGCGATCCTCTACGGCGTTTTAACCGCAGAAGGTATGTCCATACCGGGAACGGAACAGCGCCAGAATGAAAATATCGACCTTGATGTTTCGTATTTCGATTCCGACGGATACATGATTTCTCCTGCCGATTTGAAGGTAGGGGATTCATTCGTCATAAAAATTCTTGTCGCGAACCAAACATCGAAGAAGATCGAAAATATCGCACTGACATTCCCCATCCCAACCTGTTGGGAAATCAGCAACGATCGGATAGCCTTGGACAGCAGCGACGGTTCGGATTCTTTTGCCTATCAGGACATCAGAGACGACGTCGTGTATACCTACTTTGATTTAGCGCGTAGGGATTCGGTAACCTACAAGTTCTATGCAACGGTTACCTATAAAGGAGAGTACTTTATACCGGCTATCCATGCGCAAGCGATGTACGATAATTCAATTAGAGCGGTATATCCGGGACGAAAGGTGTCCTTTTGA
- a CDS encoding ATP-binding protein: protein MFIGREKELSYLNEFYQKPGLGMTVIYGRRRIGKSTLISEFVKDKKVIFYTATKVGKERNLELFSKQVTDVFLAGIGDINFRTIEAVFDFIAQNMSDEKMLLVIDELPYWAEKDEALLSVLQKYIDTVWRTKNLKIILCGSALSFMENKVLSEKSPLFGRRDSQIKLEAFDYLDAAQFVPKYSYEDKAICYGITGGVAKYLSMIDPKKNLDENIVRLFFRTDGYLYDETRNLLTQEFSDITVVNNIIEQIASGKNTINVIANKINEKEPTILYSIEKLISVGLVEKKKCITEEKNKKKTLYVLKDHMFKFWYEFVPKATSVIEMGQGELYYKKAVKPILHSFMGTVFEDMCRYYTLKQGILGKFNCFITAVGTWWGTETVLNSNGEKVIQSADIDVVALSEMEKKAVIGECKFKNEKIDKGIYETLIRRANVISPTYDIVTYLLFSLSGYTKWFDTLQDKKVILVSLKEMYQ from the coding sequence ATGTTCATTGGAAGAGAAAAAGAATTATCGTATCTAAATGAATTTTATCAAAAACCCGGACTAGGAATGACTGTTATATACGGGCGCAGACGTATTGGCAAATCTACCCTTATTTCGGAATTTGTGAAAGATAAAAAGGTAATTTTTTATACAGCCACTAAAGTGGGTAAAGAGAGAAATCTGGAATTATTTTCAAAACAGGTAACGGATGTATTTTTAGCAGGCATTGGAGACATAAACTTTCGTACAATCGAGGCTGTGTTTGACTTTATTGCACAAAATATGTCAGATGAAAAAATGCTACTGGTAATAGATGAATTACCGTATTGGGCAGAAAAAGATGAAGCGCTGCTTTCAGTATTGCAGAAGTATATTGATACCGTTTGGCGGACTAAAAACTTAAAAATTATACTGTGCGGATCTGCATTAAGTTTTATGGAAAACAAGGTGCTGAGTGAAAAAAGCCCGTTATTTGGAAGACGGGATTCTCAAATAAAATTAGAAGCATTTGACTATTTGGATGCAGCTCAGTTCGTACCGAAGTATTCTTATGAGGACAAAGCAATCTGCTATGGAATCACCGGCGGGGTAGCAAAGTATTTGTCAATGATTGATCCTAAGAAAAATCTTGATGAAAATATTGTACGGTTATTCTTTCGAACAGACGGATATTTATATGATGAAACAAGAAACCTTCTGACACAGGAATTTTCAGACATCACAGTGGTTAATAATATAATTGAGCAGATTGCATCAGGAAAAAATACCATCAATGTTATCGCTAACAAAATAAATGAAAAAGAGCCGACCATTCTCTATTCTATTGAAAAATTAATAAGTGTAGGGTTGGTAGAAAAGAAAAAATGTATCACAGAAGAAAAGAATAAGAAAAAGACACTGTACGTTTTAAAAGACCACATGTTTAAGTTTTGGTATGAATTTGTTCCAAAGGCAACCAGTGTAATAGAAATGGGACAGGGTGAACTGTATTATAAAAAAGCAGTAAAACCAATTTTACATTCTTTTATGGGAACAGTATTTGAGGATATGTGCAGATATTATACCTTGAAACAAGGAATTCTTGGAAAATTTAATTGTTTTATTACAGCTGTTGGTACATGGTGGGGAACGGAAACCGTTTTGAATAGCAATGGAGAGAAAGTCATACAATCTGCGGATATTGATGTGGTTGCATTGTCAGAAATGGAAAAAAAAGCGGTCATAGGAGAGTGTAAATTTAAGAATGAAAAGATAGATAAGGGAATATATGAAACGTTGATACGGCGAGCAAATGTAATATCACCGACATACGACATTGTAACATATCTTTTGTTTTCACTGTCAGGTTATACAAAATGGTTTGATACGTTACAGGACAAAAAAGTGATATTAGTATCGCTTAAAGAGATGTATCAATAG
- a CDS encoding IS3 family transposase encodes MESWFAMLKKEKIYQLDTTKLTVEEVKTIVWRYTFAYYNTKRVTTVNPNGLPPLVYRKTAAKKGAA; translated from the coding sequence ATGGAAAGCTGGTTTGCGATGCTGAAAAAGGAAAAGATATATCAGCTTGATACGACAAAACTGACCGTGGAGGAAGTCAAGACAATCGTCTGGAGATACACGTTTGCCTATTACAACACCAAGCGTGTAACGACAGTAAATCCCAATGGCTTACCTCCACTGGTATATAGAAAAACAGCAGCTAAAAAAGGTGCTGCTTAA
- the uvrA gene encoding excinuclease ABC subunit UvrA has protein sequence MQEKETRNIAHLNKLIVKGAREHNLKNIDVELPRDKLIVVSGLSGSGKSSLAFDTIFAEGQRRYVESLSAYARQFLDRMDKPDVDYIEGLSPAISIEQKTTHRNPRSTVGTVTEIYDYYRLLYARTGHPHCPQCGKEIQEQTVDQIIDAIMSWEEHTRVQILAPIIKGKKGEHQKIIEDAQKAGFLRARIDGLTVNLEEGVKLDKQKKHTIEIVVDRIQLSADVRKRLSESVETALESSGGTLIALRQKTANDPVTEVFFSQKNACPDCGISMPDLQPRLFSFNNPYGACPECTGLGHKQHFDFKLMVPDTSLSFNEGAFLPYNPDSAWNRARFEALAHHFGFSLDTPVKELSKKELKIIMEGSGAEPIEFVYERQDGTGKSKYRRPWLGIYTDMQRRYNEAFSAAQRENFEKYMAVTTCEHCGGKRLKPEALAVTVGGKNIYELSSLSVGDSITFFEKLKLTATEKTIAHQILKEITSRLQFMKNVGLDYITLERKAATLSGGESQRIRLATQIGSSLIGVLYILDEPSIGLHQRDNQRLIDTLLYLRNLGNTLIVVEHDEQTLRVADYIVDLGPGAGVHGGAVVAAGTPDEVMQVKESLTGQYLAGTLCMEIPKERRKGNGSFLTVQGVTEHNLKNVSVSIPLGAFTCITGVSGSGKSTLLSDVLYPAVSNALMRSGLPEGAYKRIKGLEYIDKVINIDQSPIGRTPRSNPVTYVEVFTAIRDLFANLPESKARGYKPGRFSFNVRGGRCEHCQGDGAIAIEMNFLPDVYITCDVCRGKRFNKETLDVRYKGKNIADVLDMTIEEAAEFFAPIPQIARKMQTLLSVGLGYIKLGQSALTLSGGEAQRVKLAHELSKRSTGKTLYILDEPTTGLHFADVKQLMEVIQRLADQGNTVLMIEHNLDVILQADHIIDLGPEGGFRGGTVIAEGTPEEVAEVKNSYTGFYIKEMLDRQQRKPV, from the coding sequence ATGCAAGAAAAAGAAACACGGAATATTGCGCACCTGAATAAACTGATTGTTAAAGGCGCGCGCGAACATAATCTGAAAAATATCGACGTAGAGCTGCCCCGCGACAAGCTCATCGTGGTGTCGGGGCTTTCCGGTTCCGGAAAAAGTTCCCTTGCCTTTGATACTATCTTTGCCGAGGGGCAGCGGCGGTATGTGGAATCCCTTTCGGCGTATGCGCGGCAGTTTTTAGACCGTATGGATAAGCCTGATGTTGATTATATCGAAGGGCTATCCCCGGCTATTTCTATAGAACAAAAGACTACGCACCGTAATCCGCGCTCGACGGTCGGCACGGTAACCGAAATTTACGACTACTACCGGCTTTTGTATGCGCGGACGGGGCACCCGCATTGTCCGCAGTGCGGGAAGGAAATTCAGGAGCAGACGGTCGATCAAATTATCGATGCGATTATGAGCTGGGAAGAGCATACCCGCGTTCAGATCCTCGCGCCGATTATTAAAGGCAAGAAGGGTGAGCACCAAAAAATTATCGAAGATGCCCAAAAGGCAGGCTTTCTCCGGGCGCGCATCGACGGACTGACGGTTAATCTGGAAGAAGGCGTTAAGCTCGATAAACAGAAAAAACACACGATAGAGATTGTCGTCGACCGTATTCAGCTGTCCGCCGATGTACGCAAACGGCTTTCGGAATCGGTAGAGACGGCGCTTGAAAGTTCCGGCGGAACATTGATCGCGCTGCGGCAAAAGACTGCAAACGACCCGGTAACCGAGGTATTCTTTTCGCAAAAAAATGCCTGCCCCGATTGCGGTATTTCGATGCCGGATTTGCAGCCGCGCCTCTTTTCGTTTAACAATCCCTACGGCGCATGCCCGGAGTGTACCGGTTTGGGGCATAAGCAGCATTTTGATTTTAAGCTGATGGTGCCCGATACCTCGCTATCCTTTAACGAAGGGGCTTTCTTGCCCTATAATCCCGATTCCGCATGGAACCGCGCCCGTTTTGAGGCGCTCGCCCATCATTTCGGCTTTTCGCTTGACACACCCGTAAAAGAGCTGTCAAAAAAAGAACTCAAGATCATTATGGAAGGTTCCGGCGCCGAACCGATTGAATTTGTCTATGAACGGCAGGACGGAACCGGTAAGTCTAAGTACCGCCGTCCGTGGCTCGGAATTTATACGGATATGCAGCGCCGCTATAACGAAGCGTTTTCCGCAGCTCAGCGGGAAAACTTTGAAAAATACATGGCGGTAACAACCTGCGAACACTGCGGCGGAAAACGCTTGAAGCCGGAGGCCTTAGCCGTTACCGTCGGCGGTAAAAACATTTACGAGCTGAGCAGCCTCTCCGTCGGCGATTCGATTACGTTTTTTGAAAAACTCAAACTGACCGCAACGGAAAAAACCATCGCACATCAGATTTTGAAGGAGATAACATCCCGCCTGCAGTTTATGAAAAACGTGGGACTTGACTACATTACCCTCGAACGCAAGGCGGCGACGCTGTCCGGCGGGGAGTCTCAGCGGATACGGCTTGCAACCCAAATCGGTTCCAGCTTAATCGGGGTGCTGTACATCCTCGACGAACCGTCCATCGGGCTGCACCAGCGGGATAATCAACGGCTTATCGACACCCTGCTGTACCTGCGCAACCTCGGCAATACGCTCATCGTAGTGGAACACGACGAGCAAACTCTCCGAGTCGCCGATTATATCGTAGACTTGGGGCCGGGAGCAGGGGTGCACGGAGGCGCCGTCGTAGCGGCGGGTACGCCCGATGAGGTGATGCAGGTAAAGGAGAGCCTTACCGGCCAATATCTTGCGGGAACGCTCTGCATGGAAATACCGAAAGAGCGGCGGAAGGGGAACGGCTCCTTTTTAACCGTGCAGGGAGTAACCGAACACAATTTAAAGAATGTTTCCGTTTCCATTCCGCTCGGAGCCTTTACCTGCATCACCGGGGTTTCCGGTTCGGGAAAGTCCACGCTTCTTTCGGATGTGCTGTATCCCGCCGTGTCCAACGCGCTGATGCGCAGCGGCCTGCCGGAGGGCGCATATAAAAGGATTAAAGGGCTTGAATATATCGACAAGGTTATCAATATCGACCAGAGCCCCATCGGCAGAACGCCCCGCTCAAATCCGGTAACCTATGTAGAAGTCTTTACCGCTATCCGCGACTTGTTTGCCAACTTACCGGAATCGAAGGCGCGGGGCTATAAGCCGGGTCGGTTCTCGTTTAATGTGCGCGGCGGCCGCTGCGAGCACTGTCAGGGCGACGGCGCTATCGCAATAGAAATGAACTTTTTACCCGACGTGTATATCACCTGCGATGTATGCCGCGGCAAGCGGTTTAACAAGGAAACGCTCGATGTGCGGTATAAGGGAAAAAACATTGCCGACGTGCTTGATATGACCATCGAAGAAGCCGCCGAGTTTTTTGCCCCCATCCCGCAGATTGCCCGCAAAATGCAGACTCTCCTTTCGGTAGGGCTCGGTTATATCAAGCTCGGACAGTCGGCGCTTACCCTGTCAGGCGGCGAAGCGCAGCGGGTTAAACTGGCGCACGAACTTTCCAAGAGGTCGACGGGTAAGACGCTTTATATTTTGGATGAGCCGACAACGGGACTGCATTTTGCCGATGTCAAGCAGTTGATGGAAGTTATTCAGCGGCTGGCAGATCAGGGAAACACCGTCTTGATGATAGAACATAACCTCGACGTCATCCTGCAAGCCGATCATATTATCGATCTCGGTCCTGAAGGGGGCTTCCGTGGCGGTACCGTTATTGCGGAAGGAACGCCGGAAGAAGTTGCCGAAGTAAAAAATTCTTACACCGGCTTTTATATTAAGGAGATGCTTGACCGGCAGCAGCGAAAACCGGTGTAG
- the gpmA gene encoding 2,3-diphosphoglycerate-dependent phosphoglycerate mutase, which translates to MKLVLIRHGESEWNKLNLFTGWTDVELSEKGVEEAKEGGRALAAAGFDFDICYTSYLKRAIHTLQFVLDELDRNWLPVVKTWKLNERHYGDLQGLNKAETAEKYGEAQVKIWRRSFDIAPPVLSEDDARCPYLQTPYRGIDKAELPRTESLKDTIARAIPYFESTIKKDMLAGKRVLIAAHGNSLRALIKYFEHLSDEEIIQVNLPTGVPLVYDFDTHFNVVSKAYLGDQEKINAKINAVANQGKAK; encoded by the coding sequence ATGAAATTAGTGCTTATACGGCATGGCGAGAGCGAATGGAACAAGTTGAACCTGTTTACCGGTTGGACTGATGTTGAATTATCGGAAAAGGGTGTAGAAGAAGCAAAAGAGGGAGGTAGAGCACTTGCTGCCGCCGGTTTTGACTTTGATATCTGCTACACCTCATACTTAAAGCGGGCAATCCATACGCTGCAATTTGTATTGGACGAGCTTGACCGCAACTGGCTTCCCGTCGTTAAAACATGGAAACTGAATGAGCGGCATTACGGGGACTTGCAGGGCTTAAACAAGGCGGAAACGGCTGAAAAATACGGGGAGGCACAGGTAAAGATTTGGCGCCGTTCCTTCGATATTGCGCCGCCTGTTCTCTCCGAAGACGATGCGCGCTGTCCGTATCTGCAAACTCCTTACCGCGGCATCGATAAGGCTGAACTGCCGCGAACCGAAAGCCTCAAAGATACGATTGCGCGGGCTATTCCGTATTTTGAATCGACGATTAAAAAAGATATGCTTGCGGGAAAGCGGGTGCTGATTGCGGCACACGGTAATTCGCTGCGCGCGCTTATTAAATACTTTGAACACCTGAGCGATGAAGAGATTATCCAAGTGAACCTGCCGACGGGCGTTCCCCTTGTCTACGACTTCGATACCCATTTTAACGTAGTGAGCAAGGCCTATTTAGGCGATCAAGAAAAAATCAATGCGAAAATCAACGCCGTTGCGAATCAGGGCAAAGCGAAGTAA